CTTCTATAGCCTTTCCACCATGCTCGATTTGCATCATTTGGTCGCCTTCTTGTGAACGACGGGCAATCCCCTCAAGCCATCCTTGTTTCCCAGCATTGGCAAACTCTTCACTGAAACGAGCTGGAGATAGGATGTTCATATCTTCCCATGCTTGTGTCTGATCGATGGTTAGTCTGCCTTTTTTGGTTTCTATATTGAGATCAGCTTTTGGTTGTCGCATTTGGATATCTGCCTTTGGCTGTTCAAGTTCTTGTACTGGTTTTTGGATTTGTAGCCCTAGTTTAGCTGATTGACTCTCAAGTCTTATTTGTGGAAGCTCCATTTTACAACTCCCCCTATCTTATAGAAAAAAGCTATTCCAACTAGAATAGCTTTCTACCTTAGAAAATCTAATAGTGTAGGCTGGATAATTCGGGATCCAACCCCTAAAGCAGCTCGATGGATGCTTTCTTGGATTTTTAGATCAGTAATCACTCTTTCAATATCTATATCTTCATTGTCTGAAAGGATTCGGTTAGCTGTTACCTCTTGCTGGCCAAGACGATCATCAATCATTTCTAGACGATTGTAACGCGCTCCTAATTCCGACCTTTCTGCAGATAACTGGTCCATGTGATCATCCATTTGACTAAGAAGCTCATCCAAGTCGAGGTCTGCCTCACCCATTAGTGTATCTTCTATGTCTTGAATAGTTTGGAACATATCTTGACTAAAAACTCTCTCGCCATTGACGTTTGCCGTTAGTAAAATTCCTGGAGATATTTCCACTTGGTACGGGTCTGTGTTAATAGCGACTTGAGGTGGTGCTCCAGTTGTCACTGGAGGGTTACTAACATCCGTACCGTTAAAAATGTGTCGCCCAGCAACTTTTGTATTAGCTACAGAAACAATATCTTCTTTCATTTGTTGGATTTCTCTGGCTACCGCCTTTTTGTCATCCTCACTTAATGCCCCGTTTTTACCTTGAATCACAAGCTCCCGAACACGATGCATCGCATTGTTCGTTTGCTCAATAGCTGACTCAGAGTTATCCATCCAGAGATAAACTTCTGATAGGTTTCGTTGGTATTGCTCAACTTGACCTAAGTTAGAACGGTAGTGCATCCCTTTCATGGCCACTACAGGGTCATCAGATGGACGAGTGATTTTCTTACCAGTTGAAAGTTGGTCTTGATATTTTCCCATTCTCGAGTAACTTTCACTTAAATGCCGTAATGAATTATTCGCGAGCATATTCTGTGTAATTCTCATTTCTCATCCACCTACCTTCCGCCGGTTCCCATGCCGTTTATAATTTTATCTAGAAGTTCATCCGTTAACGTGATCATTCTTGCCGCTGCATTGTATCCATGCTGGAATTTGATCATGTTGGTCATTTCTTCATCAAGGGATACAGAACTTACGGACATACGTTTTTGGTCTACTGAATCTTTTAACACCGTAGTGTTTGCTGCTAAGCGAACAGCTTCTTGTGAATTAACCGCCATGTCACCGATAATGGATTCGTAGTAGCTACGGAAGCTGGACTTTTGGTCGGGACCTTCGTAGTTCAGCCCTTTTTCAAAGATGTTTGCAAGGGCTAATATATTTGTTGAATCCCCTAATGTTGCATTTCCATCTGCATCTGGAGTTGCATTTGCGATGTTATCAACGCTATCAATGATAGCCTTCGTAACAACCATGCGTTTAGCAAAGCCTTCTAGAATGGTAACTCCGCCATTCTCACTGTCTCCAAAAAAGGCGATGTTTTGGTTGCCATTTTCAATCTCATTCGGGCTCATTCCATCTTTATGAACGGTATTGAATTCCTTCGCAAATGTATAAGCAAGATTATCAACACTAGCCAGCATATCAGAGTAAATACCCGCTTCGGCTCCGTTTGCATCCGCATAGCCAAACGATTCAATTAGACCTTTTAGCTCTCCATGAGATTGAAACTGATCATAAGTAAACGTTTTTCCACCTACAGAAATCTCATCTACTGATCCATTCGGGCCGTTATAACCAATCTTCAGTTCGCTGTAACCATGCTGACTCACCAAAATAGCCATATCACTACCGGCATCATCGGCTAGTTTTACAATTGCTTGTCCTTCCGCAACATCAGATGGATCTCCACCAGATTTTACATAGTTCACTTTGATGTTAACCATGGATGAAAGCTCATCGATCAGGACATCTCTTTTATCATAAAGGTCATTTGGTACATAACCATGTGGTTCAACATCCGCAATTTGTCCGTTAACGGATGAAATTTGTTCAAGCAAGGAATTGATTTTATCCTTGGCAATGTTGATTTCATTTTTGAAATCGTTTTTTATCGCAGTCAGGGAGTCCGATACATAGTTAAACGTTTCCGCTAACGCAATCCCGCGCTGGCGTACAACGGAGCGAGCACCCTCATTCGTTGGATTCACTGCCAAGTCCTGCAATGATTGCCAAAACTGGTCCATAGTATTCGACAGTCCAGACTCAGATGGCTCGTTCATGATTTCTTCCATTTTTTCGAGTGCCTTTGCTTTCGTGTCCCAGTAGCCTAGTTTTGAGCTCTCTCCTCTAAATTGGACGTCTAGGAATGATTCTCTCATTCTTTGGATCGCTGCTGCTTTCACTCCAGTTCCGATTTGACCTGGAATTCCCGGTCGGTTCATCGCCGCATTTGGGAATGGTTCTGTTTGAGTAAAATTCACACGTTGGCGGGAATAGCCTGGCGTATTCGCATTAGCAACGTTATGTCCGGTTGTATATAAAGCGCTTTGTTGTGTGAACATTGCGCGTCTTGCGGTTTCGAGTCCGTGAAAAGTGGAAGACATGGTCTTTCCTCCTTACGCTTTGGTCTGGAACATTCCTACTTGAGAAGGGGCTTTTGCCTTCGGTCCTTTCGGAGGTCCATAGTTGATTGCTTCTTGCTTTGGATGGAATAAGTTCAAGCTGACATGTACGTAATGAAGTGACTGCTGGATCAGCTCGTAGTTAAGGTTGTTATGCATCTCTATTTCAGCAATGGTCGCTCTTAGTTCTTCTCTTGTTTGGATTAACAGGTTTTGCTGTTCTTGTGACAAGACAGGTAGACAATCTTCTAGCGTTGGTTTTTCGACGGAAGGTACCAACTCCCCTGAGATAGCCTGTCTTTCTTTTTCAGCCCGGTCGATTTCCAAGATGAGCTTTTGCTCTTGTTTGAGTAGTTGCTGAAGGCCGTCCATGTCCCCTTTTTTCACAATTTCTGTTTTGTGTTGGGCCGCTTCTAATAGCTGTTTGTGAAGCTGAAGCAGTGTTTCTAGCTGTGTTTGTAAGTTCTGTTCAGACATGGTCCTTCCTCCTTTTATTGATTACTGGTCGTTCTTTTTGCTGAAAAAGTCCACCATGCTTTTCGCTACTTTTTCAGGATCTACTTTATAGGTTCCTGTTTCGATTTGCTTTTGAATGGCTTCTAGTTTTTTCTGGCGGTCAACTATGACACTTGAGTTTTGTTGAAGCTCTTTTGCTGTATTTGAAATCTCGATTTTATCTGAGCCTAGTTGTGCTTTTTGCATTTGGGCATTTGTTTTAGCCATCTGCTTTTTATAAGGGTTCATTCCGGTAACCCCAAAGTTATGAATTTTCATAGGAAAACCTCACTTTCTTTCCGTTCGAAAGCATTATCTATTAGTAATATCGGAGACGAATGGGTTTTGTTTAATTTTTTCGTTTACCAATATTCGACATCGAAAACGCGAAGATTGACGACTTACAATGAAAAAGAGCTTAGGCAATCATGGCCGTCTGCTCCCTTCCTCTACTTTTTTGTATGATAGGTTCTAGTTCTCTCTCGTAATTCGATTTCTTTTTGACGTTCTTCTTCTTTTTGAAGATTCTCAAGCTGAGAACGTAGTGTACTCGTACAATTATCGCACAGTTTTCCTTGTTTAATTGGTGTTCCACACTTCTCACAAGGATATCCTAAGCTAGGAAAACGGCTTAATTGAA
The window above is part of the Bacillus carboniphilus genome. Proteins encoded here:
- the flgL gene encoding flagellar hook-associated protein FlgL, giving the protein MRITQNMLANNSLRHLSESYSRMGKYQDQLSTGKKITRPSDDPVVAMKGMHYRSNLGQVEQYQRNLSEVYLWMDNSESAIEQTNNAMHRVRELVIQGKNGALSEDDKKAVAREIQQMKEDIVSVANTKVAGRHIFNGTDVSNPPVTTGAPPQVAINTDPYQVEISPGILLTANVNGERVFSQDMFQTIQDIEDTLMGEADLDLDELLSQMDDHMDQLSAERSELGARYNRLEMIDDRLGQQEVTANRILSDNEDIDIERVITDLKIQESIHRAALGVGSRIIQPTLLDFLR
- a CDS encoding flagellar protein FlgN, whose translation is MSEQNLQTQLETLLQLHKQLLEAAQHKTEIVKKGDMDGLQQLLKQEQKLILEIDRAEKERQAISGELVPSVEKPTLEDCLPVLSQEQQNLLIQTREELRATIAEIEMHNNLNYELIQQSLHYVHVSLNLFHPKQEAINYGPPKGPKAKAPSQVGMFQTKA
- a CDS encoding DUF6470 family protein, whose translation is MELPQIRLESQSAKLGLQIQKPVQELEQPKADIQMRQPKADLNIETKKGRLTIDQTQAWEDMNILSPARFSEEFANAGKQGWLEGIARRSQEGDQMMQIEHGGKAIEDISYQNHGPRTYDFNIGWIPSHFSVKINYEPADVKVKIEPRKPEIEVTPQKPRISYTPGDVSYQMEQYANLKIDFVNLKHVGPGFETSI
- the flgM gene encoding flagellar biosynthesis anti-sigma factor FlgM — encoded protein: MKIHNFGVTGMNPYKKQMAKTNAQMQKAQLGSDKIEISNTAKELQQNSSVIVDRQKKLEAIQKQIETGTYKVDPEKVAKSMVDFFSKKNDQ
- the flgK gene encoding flagellar hook-associated protein FlgK, whose product is MSSTFHGLETARRAMFTQQSALYTTGHNVANANTPGYSRQRVNFTQTEPFPNAAMNRPGIPGQIGTGVKAAAIQRMRESFLDVQFRGESSKLGYWDTKAKALEKMEEIMNEPSESGLSNTMDQFWQSLQDLAVNPTNEGARSVVRQRGIALAETFNYVSDSLTAIKNDFKNEINIAKDKINSLLEQISSVNGQIADVEPHGYVPNDLYDKRDVLIDELSSMVNIKVNYVKSGGDPSDVAEGQAIVKLADDAGSDMAILVSQHGYSELKIGYNGPNGSVDEISVGGKTFTYDQFQSHGELKGLIESFGYADANGAEAGIYSDMLASVDNLAYTFAKEFNTVHKDGMSPNEIENGNQNIAFFGDSENGGVTILEGFAKRMVVTKAIIDSVDNIANATPDADGNATLGDSTNILALANIFEKGLNYEGPDQKSSFRSYYESIIGDMAVNSQEAVRLAANTTVLKDSVDQKRMSVSSVSLDEEMTNMIKFQHGYNAAARMITLTDELLDKIINGMGTGGR